A portion of the Pseudomonas koreensis genome contains these proteins:
- a CDS encoding TetR/AcrR family transcriptional regulator — MNQTSVSPSFPGPRGPVDHDIRDQIVAAANEHFSQYGYAKTTVSDLAKAIGFSKAYIYKFFDSKQAIGEAICANCLGQIVAAVEQAINEADLTPTERFRRLVKTVIATGVNLFFNDRKLYDIAAFAAGENWPSAQRYDAQIKRFITDIVREGREAGEFERKTPLDETVESIHLALRPFVNPLMLQHNLDFIEVAPTLTSNLILRSLMP; from the coding sequence ATGAATCAGACTTCAGTTTCCCCATCCTTCCCCGGCCCGCGTGGTCCCGTCGATCACGACATTCGTGATCAGATTGTCGCGGCGGCCAACGAGCATTTCAGCCAGTACGGCTATGCCAAAACCACGGTGTCCGATCTGGCCAAGGCCATCGGTTTTTCCAAGGCGTACATCTATAAATTCTTCGATTCCAAGCAGGCGATAGGCGAAGCCATCTGCGCGAACTGTCTGGGGCAGATCGTGGCGGCGGTCGAGCAGGCGATCAATGAAGCTGACCTGACGCCGACCGAGCGCTTCCGCCGCTTGGTGAAAACAGTGATTGCTACGGGCGTGAACCTGTTCTTCAACGATCGCAAGCTTTACGACATCGCAGCCTTTGCCGCCGGCGAAAACTGGCCGAGTGCGCAGCGTTACGATGCGCAGATCAAGCGCTTTATCACCGACATTGTCCGTGAAGGGCGAGAGGCCGGTGAGTTCGAGCGCAAGACGCCGCTGGATGAAACCGTCGAATCGATCCACTTGGCCCTGCGGCCCTTCGTCAATCCGCTGATGCTGCAACACAACCTGGATTTCATTGAAGTGGCGCCCACGCTGACTTCGAACCTCATCTTGCGCAGCTTGATGCCTTGA